In Armatimonadota bacterium, the genomic window AGGTAGTTGGTCCAGAATGGAGCGATCACCGCCACAAGCGCCACCAGTCGCGCCCGCGGGGGGACGCAGAAGGCCAGGGCGTAAGCGAAGGGATAGGCCACCAACACCGTAAGCAGGACCGTGGACGTGGCGAATCCCAGCGAGAGGACGTAGGCCTTGAGGTACATGAACTCCTGGAAGAAGACCCGGTAATTCTGCAGGGTCCACGCGGGCGTCAGGCGGTACTCCCGCATCACCCAGAAACTGGCCAGGAGGAGAAAGAGGGCCGGCGTCAGGTAGAAGAGCACCTGCCACGTAGTGATGGGCAGCAACAGCCACAGTGCCCAGCGCTCGCGGGGGGCGGGAGCGGGCCGGTGCCGGCGGATCATCGCGTACCCGCTACCGGCACCTCTGCGGGTACTGCTGCGGCCTCGTCCGGGATGAGCATGCTGTCCCCGGGATCCCAGCGCAGCCAGAGGTGCTCTCCCGGGGCATACCGCTGGGGACCCAGCTCCAGCACCCCGACCATGTCCCGGCCCACTTGCAGTGTGTACCGCGTGGCCGTGCCGGTATACACGGCGTGCCTGATGATCCCCGGCAGCACGTTGGGGCCCTCCGCGCGTTCCCACGCCAGGCGAATGCGTTCCGGCCGGACCCCCACGGTGACGGGTCTGCCGGGACGAAGCCAGGCGGCGTTAGGGGGCGGATCTGCCCACAGGTAGTCCGCCCCCACCTGAGGCACGCGCACGGCCACACCTCGCCCGCCCACCTCCGCCACCGCACCTGCCAGCATGTTGCACTCTCCCAGGAAGCCGGCCACGAAGCGCGAGGCCGGGCGCTCATAGACCTCTCGCGGCCGGCCCACCTGCTCCAGCCGGCCATCCCGCATGATGGCCAGGCGGTCGCTGATGGTCATCGCCTCCTCCTGGTCGTGGGTGACGTAGAGGAAGGTCATGCCCAGGCGCTGTTGCAACGCCTTCAGCTCGATCTGCATCAGCTTGCGGATCTGGGCATCAAGCGCTCCCAACGGCTCGTCCAGCAGGAGCACCGAGGGGCGGATGACCAGCGAGCGGGCCAGCGCCACGCGCTGGCGCTGGCCGCCGCTCAACTGGCCCGGCATGCGCGCGGCCACATCCGGCAGATTCACCAGCTCCAGCACCTGGCGCACCCGCCGTTCCTGCTCCGCGCGGGGGACGCCGCGCATCTTCAGCCCGAAGGCGATGTTCTCCCCCACGGTCTTGTGGGGGAAGAGCGCATAGTCCTGGAAGACCATGCTTGTGTCCCGCCGGTGTGGCGGCTCGCGGACGACGGCACGGCCCTTGATCCGAATCTCGCCACTGGTCGGCGATTCAAATCCGCCGACCATGCGCAGCACCGTGGTCTTGCCCGACCC contains:
- a CDS encoding ABC transporter ATP-binding protein → MEQQLDVELVSVSKRFGDVLAVDDVSLGVRPGEFLTILGPSGSGKTTVLRMVGGFESPTSGEIRIKGRAVVREPPHRRDTSMVFQDYALFPHKTVGENIAFGLKMRGVPRAEQERRVRQVLELVNLPDVAARMPGQLSGGQRQRVALARSLVIRPSVLLLDEPLGALDAQIRKLMQIELKALQQRLGMTFLYVTHDQEEAMTISDRLAIMRDGRLEQVGRPREVYERPASRFVAGFLGECNMLAGAVAEVGGRGVAVRVPQVGADYLWADPPPNAAWLRPGRPVTVGVRPERIRLAWERAEGPNVLPGIIRHAVYTGTATRYTLQVGRDMVGVLELGPQRYAPGEHLWLRWDPGDSMLIPDEAAAVPAEVPVAGTR